One Streptomyces sp. V4I8 genomic window carries:
- a CDS encoding helix-turn-helix domain-containing protein, whose product MSIGNSPEDERPFEDVSEEARHSIGRALQQARIDAGLTVDDVSNATRVRIAIVHAIEDDDFAACGGDVYARGHIRTLAKAVHLDPAPLLAQYDDSHGGRPAPTPAAPLFEAERIRPERRGPNWTAAMVAAIVAVVGFVGFTAFKGEDEGGKSSVAEGGSTPTADKTTPTPKTDKPKDPKPSDSAIAAVPQDKVTVQVSAVDGRSWVGVKDHNGRLLFDDLLKQGDSKTFQDSEKINLVLGDAGAIDLYVNGKKIDDDWQPGAVERLTYTKGDPQAG is encoded by the coding sequence GTGTCCATCGGCAACTCCCCTGAAGACGAGCGTCCGTTCGAAGACGTGTCCGAGGAAGCCCGCCACTCGATCGGCCGTGCCCTCCAGCAGGCGCGCATCGACGCAGGGCTGACGGTCGACGACGTCAGTAACGCCACCCGGGTCCGCATCGCCATCGTGCATGCCATCGAGGACGACGACTTCGCCGCCTGCGGCGGCGACGTGTACGCCCGAGGCCACATCCGGACCCTGGCCAAAGCCGTCCACCTCGATCCCGCCCCGCTCCTCGCCCAGTACGACGACTCGCACGGCGGACGACCGGCGCCGACCCCGGCAGCCCCCCTGTTCGAGGCGGAGCGCATCCGCCCCGAGCGGCGCGGGCCGAACTGGACCGCGGCCATGGTCGCCGCGATCGTCGCCGTGGTCGGATTCGTCGGGTTCACCGCGTTCAAGGGCGAGGACGAGGGCGGCAAGTCATCGGTCGCCGAGGGCGGCTCGACGCCGACGGCCGACAAGACCACGCCCACCCCGAAGACCGACAAGCCCAAGGACCCGAAGCCGTCGGACAGCGCCATCGCCGCCGTCCCGCAGGACAAGGTGACCGTCCAGGTGAGCGCCGTCGACGGCAGGAGCTGGGTCGGGGTCAAGGACCACAACGGCCGGCTGCTCTTCGACGACCTGCTCAAGCAGGGTGACTCCAAGACCTTCCAGGACAGCGAGAAGATCAACCTCGTCCTTGGCGACGCGGGTGCGATCGACCTGTATGTCAACGGCAAGAAGATCGATGACGACTGGCAGCCGGGCGCCGTGGAGCGCCTCACGTACACGAAGGGTGACCCGCAGGCCGGATAA